From the genome of Hathewaya histolytica, one region includes:
- a CDS encoding MBL fold metallo-hydrolase: protein MDITKINGSTGVIIYGTNIGVYTFKSKQCILIDTGINSSQGKKIDEVLKLQGLKPKYIINTHHHGDHTGGNKYFLENYPGTEVYSSALSKTHLENELLEPSIIFGGNPLKELLNKGLDHNVHYTLHAGIEKINDEKFKILDLKGHAQSQIGIITPDRVCFVGDSVFSHEILDKYSFPFLYNISDALSSLERMKDLDADYFVLGHCREFLLKEEFIKLIDRNIKNIENYIEQILELLNQPISKEDLMQNIIILNDLDLSIKQYFLNLSSLSGFLTYLKEKDLINYSLEEGKIYYYVK from the coding sequence ATGGACATAACTAAGATAAATGGCAGTACAGGAGTTATTATATATGGAACTAATATAGGGGTTTATACTTTTAAGAGTAAACAATGTATATTAATTGATACAGGTATAAACTCTTCGCAAGGGAAAAAAATAGATGAAGTCTTAAAGTTACAAGGATTAAAACCTAAATATATAATTAATACTCATCATCATGGAGATCATACAGGAGGAAATAAATATTTTTTAGAAAATTATCCAGGGACTGAAGTGTATTCTTCTGCACTTTCCAAGACGCATTTGGAAAATGAACTTTTAGAACCCTCTATAATTTTTGGAGGGAATCCTTTAAAGGAACTCTTAAATAAGGGGCTTGATCATAATGTACATTATACATTACATGCAGGAATTGAAAAGATAAACGATGAAAAATTTAAGATTTTAGATTTAAAAGGACATGCACAAAGTCAAATAGGAATAATAACGCCAGATAGAGTTTGCTTTGTAGGGGATAGTGTTTTTAGTCATGAAATATTAGATAAATATTCTTTTCCTTTTCTGTATAATATAAGTGATGCTTTAAGTTCTCTTGAAAGAATGAAAGACTTAGATGCAGATTATTTTGTTTTAGGACACTGTAGAGAATTTTTATTAAAAGAGGAGTTTATAAAACTTATAGACAGAAATATAAAAAATATAGAGAATTACATAGAACAAATATTAGAACTTTTAAATCAGCCTATATCTAAGGAGGATTTAATGCAAAATATTATAATATTAAATGATCTAGATTTAAGTATTAAGCAGTATTTTCTTAATTTAAGTTCATTATCTGGATTTTTAACTTACCTTAAAGAAAAGGATTTAATTAATTATTCCTTAGAAGAAGGAAAGATATACTACTATGTAAAGTAA
- a CDS encoding sensor histidine kinase has protein sequence MRVKSKGRILNSLFKSKKMSNQLMINYILFLVVFFLMLFLSLTIVFGYYILRYDTEFKNKILAQDIIKEDYRDIKGGEITKNGGYIEIIDNDMKIIKREGSNKKVGYKYSYSELQSLLSNSNKKNNYFYSYEVSSNKKFTLLIALPKNFSYNVLTSNYVINRGDNGKGELSKVKKSLYGIIITVFLISTIILYSKLTSRTFVEPLKMLLIGVNRVKNGDYSARVTLDLKNEIGELADAFNLMTTRVQEEIDLRRKSESDRKKMVLDISHDLKNPLTSILGYSEYLLKNNNISEVEKERVLRIINSNTKRSNELIEDLFQFSQVEDPRFSINLENGDICEFLREIIADNIPMMEEKGMEYEFCIDEEDVFINFDRKKLSRALNNIIYNSIKYNKPGVKIKIILENLSKKVKIVIEDDGIGIPNEFHDTIFEPFVRVDSARNSKTGGTGLGLAITKKIIEKHGGEIFLDYNKKGCTFVIYLNKN, from the coding sequence ATGAGAGTTAAGAGTAAAGGTAGAATTTTGAATTCACTATTTAAAAGTAAAAAAATGTCAAATCAACTTATGATAAATTATATACTATTTTTAGTTGTATTTTTCTTAATGCTTTTTTTATCCTTAACTATAGTATTCGGTTATTATATTTTGCGTTATGATACGGAATTTAAAAATAAAATTTTAGCACAAGATATAATTAAGGAAGATTATAGAGACATAAAGGGTGGAGAAATAACTAAGAATGGTGGATATATAGAAATAATTGATAATGACATGAAAATAATAAAAAGAGAGGGAAGCAATAAAAAAGTAGGATATAAATATTCATACTCTGAACTTCAATCTCTTTTAAGTAATTCTAATAAAAAGAATAATTATTTTTATTCCTATGAGGTAAGTAGTAATAAGAAATTTACTCTTTTAATAGCATTGCCTAAGAATTTTAGCTATAATGTTCTAACTAGTAATTATGTAATAAATAGAGGTGACAATGGAAAAGGCGAGTTAAGTAAGGTAAAAAAGAGTTTATACGGTATTATAATCACTGTGTTTTTAATATCTACCATTATATTATATTCTAAATTGACTTCAAGAACTTTTGTAGAGCCTTTAAAAATGCTCTTAATAGGTGTAAATAGGGTTAAGAATGGAGACTATTCTGCAAGGGTTACTTTAGATTTGAAAAATGAAATTGGTGAGCTTGCAGATGCTTTTAACTTAATGACAACAAGGGTTCAAGAGGAAATTGATTTAAGACGAAAATCAGAATCTGATAGAAAAAAAATGGTTTTAGATATTTCTCATGATTTAAAAAATCCTTTAACCAGTATATTAGGTTATTCTGAGTATCTACTAAAAAATAATAATATAAGCGAAGTAGAGAAAGAGAGAGTGCTAAGAATAATAAATAGTAATACTAAAAGATCTAATGAGCTAATTGAAGATTTATTTCAATTTTCTCAAGTGGAGGACCCTAGGTTTTCTATAAATTTGGAAAATGGAGATATCTGTGAGTTTTTAAGAGAAATAATTGCAGATAACATTCCTATGATGGAAGAAAAAGGAATGGAATACGAATTTTGCATAGATGAGGAAGATGTATTTATTAATTTTGATAGAAAAAAATTATCTAGAGCTCTAAATAATATTATATATAATAGTATTAAATACAATAAACCTGGAGTGAAGATTAAAATAATACTAGAGAATTTAAGTAAGAAGGTAAAAATAGTTATAGAAGATGACGGAATAGGTATACCGAATGAATTTCATGATACAATTTTTGAACCCTTTGTAAGGGTTGATAGTGCCAGAAATTCCAAGACAGGAGGTACTGGACTAGGTCTTGCTATAACTAAAAAGATAATAGAAAAGCATGGTGGGGAAATTTTCCTTGACTATAACAAGAAGGGATGTACTTTTGTTATATATTTAAATAAAAATTAG
- a CDS encoding GerMN domain-containing protein: MKKIYKILSAFLMVSVLSISLIACGTGNKAEDKKADINKETAQKKEDANKEVREDKESSKESDKNNAEGNTADNEKEKSLKTVKLYFSDEQAEYLVEESREIDKLTPKTILEELLKGPKKKNLNITLDKNIKVRDVEVKDGIALVDFDKNVQGKIQGSTGERMAMYSISNSLILNKELNIKAVEFLMEGKKIDSLGGHILLEAPVKENIEIIKK, from the coding sequence ATGAAAAAGATTTATAAGATTTTAAGTGCCTTTTTAATGGTTTCTGTTTTAAGCATATCTTTAATAGCCTGTGGTACTGGGAATAAGGCTGAAGATAAGAAAGCTGATATCAACAAGGAGACAGCTCAAAAGAAAGAGGACGCAAATAAAGAAGTTAGAGAAGATAAAGAAAGTTCCAAGGAAAGTGATAAAAATAATGCTGAAGGTAATACAGCCGATAATGAAAAAGAAAAGAGTTTAAAAACTGTAAAATTATATTTTTCAGATGAACAAGCTGAATACCTAGTAGAAGAGTCACGAGAAATTGATAAATTAACACCTAAGACTATATTAGAGGAACTTTTAAAAGGACCTAAAAAGAAAAATTTAAATATAACATTAGATAAGAACATAAAGGTAAGAGATGTAGAAGTTAAGGATGGTATAGCTCTTGTAGATTTTGATAAGAATGTACAAGGAAAGATACAAGGTAGTACAGGTGAGAGGATGGCTATGTACTCTATATCAAACTCTTTAATATTAAATAAAGAATTAAATATTAAAGCAGTAGAATTTTTAATGGAAGGCAAGAAAATAGATAGCCTAGGTGGGCATATTCTCTTAGAAGCGCCAGTTAAAGAAAACATTGAAATTATTAAAAAATAA
- a CDS encoding response regulator transcription factor, producing MNILIAEDEQDIRELLELHLIKEGYSVYLASNGEEALNIFNSNSIDIALLDIMMPKIDGLRVLKSIREESEIPVIFITARDEESDKILGLGLGADDYVIKPFSPIEIIARVQAQLRRYYKYSNKTLRDEIKIGDLVIDKESCIVYKNEKEIMLNAKEFKILEILMENAGKVYTKKQLYEIVWDEPYYGDSNTIMVHISHIREKIEDNPKSPMYIKTIRGIGYKLEKI from the coding sequence ATGAATATATTAATAGCTGAAGATGAGCAAGATATAAGAGAACTTTTAGAACTTCATCTTATTAAGGAGGGCTATAGTGTATATTTAGCTTCTAATGGAGAAGAAGCTTTAAACATATTTAATAGTAACAGTATAGATATTGCACTTTTAGATATAATGATGCCTAAAATAGATGGATTGAGAGTTTTAAAAAGCATAAGAGAAGAGAGTGAAATTCCAGTAATTTTTATAACTGCAAGGGATGAAGAGTCAGATAAGATATTAGGACTTGGCTTAGGTGCCGATGATTATGTAATAAAGCCTTTTAGTCCAATTGAAATTATAGCAAGAGTTCAAGCACAATTAAGAAGATATTATAAGTATTCAAATAAAACCTTAAGAGATGAGATAAAGATAGGAGATTTAGTAATAGATAAAGAAAGTTGTATTGTATATAAAAATGAAAAAGAAATTATGCTTAATGCAAAAGAGTTTAAAATATTAGAAATATTAATGGAGAATGCAGGAAAGGTATATACGAAAAAACAACTTTACGAAATAGTATGGGATGAACCATATTACGGTGATTCTAACACTATAATGGTTCACATAAGCCACATTAGAGAAAAGATAGAAGATAATCCTAAATCACCTATGTATATCAAAACTATTAGAGGTATTGGGTATAAATTGGAGAAAATATAA
- a CDS encoding nicotinate phosphoribosyltransferase: MEYNNKFTDRCERNLTMLVDFYELTMANGYLNSNVGNKIAYFDMFFRRTPDGGGYCIMAGVEQLIEYLSELSFTERDIEYLKEKNLFSEEFIEYLRNFKFECDVWAIPEGNPVFPGEPLITVRGPIMQAQFVETMILLTINHQTLIATKSNRICRAAKGKPVMEFGSRRAQGYDGAIFGARAAAIGGCSATACTIAEEMFKIPAIGTMAHSWIQLFESEYESFKAWAESYPDDCLLLVDTYNVLKSGIPNAIKVFDEVLKPMGKRPKGIRIDSGDITYLTKKARKMLDDAGYQDAKITISNSLDEYIIRGVLENGAQIDSFGVGERLITAKSEPVFGGVYKLAAVEDYKGEIYPRIKISENEEKITNPGFKKLYRIFDKKTDKAIADLITLHNESIDDAKTLTIFDPVFTWKKKKLTNFYVKELMVKIFDKGKPVYKSPSVMEIKKFAEKELSKLWPEVLRFDNPHSYYVDLSQELWELKQGLLHKYSNIFE, translated from the coding sequence ATGGAGTATAACAATAAATTTACAGATAGATGTGAAAGAAATCTTACAATGCTTGTAGATTTTTATGAACTAACCATGGCTAACGGTTATTTAAATAGTAACGTAGGAAATAAGATAGCTTATTTTGATATGTTCTTTAGAAGAACTCCAGATGGCGGTGGATACTGTATTATGGCTGGTGTTGAACAATTAATTGAGTATCTATCAGAACTTTCCTTTACTGAGAGAGATATAGAGTATTTAAAAGAAAAGAACTTATTCTCTGAGGAGTTTATTGAGTATTTAAGAAATTTTAAATTTGAATGTGATGTGTGGGCTATACCAGAAGGAAATCCAGTTTTTCCCGGAGAGCCTTTAATTACAGTAAGAGGCCCTATAATGCAAGCTCAATTTGTAGAAACTATGATTTTACTTACTATAAATCACCAAACACTAATTGCTACTAAATCTAATAGAATATGCAGAGCCGCTAAAGGAAAACCTGTTATGGAGTTTGGTTCAAGAAGGGCTCAAGGTTATGACGGAGCAATATTTGGAGCTAGAGCTGCAGCTATTGGGGGTTGCTCTGCAACTGCATGTACTATAGCAGAAGAAATGTTTAAAATACCAGCAATAGGTACCATGGCTCATAGTTGGATACAATTATTTGAAAGCGAGTACGAATCTTTTAAAGCTTGGGCAGAATCTTACCCAGATGATTGTCTTCTTCTAGTAGATACTTATAATGTTTTAAAATCAGGTATCCCAAATGCTATAAAAGTTTTTGATGAGGTTCTAAAACCTATGGGAAAAAGACCAAAAGGCATTAGAATTGATAGTGGTGATATAACTTATCTTACTAAGAAAGCAAGAAAGATGTTAGACGATGCTGGGTATCAAGATGCTAAAATAACAATTTCAAATTCCCTAGATGAATATATAATAAGGGGAGTATTAGAAAACGGAGCTCAAATAGATAGCTTCGGGGTAGGAGAAAGATTAATAACTGCAAAATCTGAACCTGTATTTGGCGGAGTATATAAATTAGCTGCAGTAGAGGATTACAAAGGTGAAATTTATCCTAGGATAAAAATAAGTGAAAATGAAGAGAAGATAACTAATCCTGGATTTAAAAAACTCTATAGAATATTTGATAAGAAAACTGATAAAGCTATAGCAGATCTCATAACACTACACAATGAATCTATAGATGACGCTAAAACCCTTACTATATTTGACCCAGTTTTCACTTGGAAAAAGAAAAAACTTACAAACTTCTATGTTAAAGAACTAATGGTTAAAATATTTGATAAAGGAAAGCCTGTATATAAAAGCCCTTCTGTAATGGAAATTAAAAAATTTGCAGAAAAGGAACTTTCTAAGTTGTGGCCTGAAGTTTTAAGATTTGATAATCCTCACAGTTACTATGTGGACCTATCACAAGAATTATGGGAACTTAAACAAGGACTTCTTCATAAGTACTCAAATATATTTGAATAA
- a CDS encoding ATP-dependent helicase, producing MHIVQELDKEQENAKTIEEKNVLIVAAPGSGKTTTIINRVAFLQKKGVSRDNIIVITFTKAAASNMKEKYKKLTYNDNIPFFGTFHSLFYKILRRSGYKFDIIPNFEVINLMKEVLGKFYDDVSEEKIREILNYISIFKSSNLNLFEFNIENYPMEIFKFAYEHYESYKESKNYYDFDDLQIKALNLLLKNESLIKSYSRLFKYILIDEFQDCDMLQIEVLKLFEKMGSSIFAVGDEDQCIYGFRGSRPDCMVNFSEHFPKGIKLYLCNNYRSPQNIVESSKSIIKNNLMRNHKNIVAKNESLGDIKVKLYKDEGEEAEGIGDHILKITCGEKYKFSHNAILYRTNLESRSIIDAFIRRGIPFTLIDKEYNFYEHFICRDILSYLRLSLDPTDRESFARIINKPFRYISKDSIQKLKRYREKIDVFDILTSFEEIKEFQLKNLMKVRKDINYLNKISLGTAIDYVLYELDYHKYIEEYSKKYKSKLNELEEIIKEFRESAIPFRNILSFLCHIEKVKNEIEKSKTKKEGVLLSTIHGVKGMEFKNVFLININEEIIPHSNSMESKENIEEERRLFYVGVTRTMENLFIGTLRTIKGKGIKPSRFLKEMDIEGKEIGNFEVGSKINHKVLGQGEVLNVNENIINILFNDGIERKLDFSVSYYGGLIEKIE from the coding sequence TTGCATATAGTACAGGAATTAGATAAGGAACAGGAAAATGCTAAAACCATAGAAGAAAAAAATGTGCTCATTGTTGCAGCACCTGGTTCTGGGAAGACTACAACCATAATAAATAGGGTAGCCTTTTTACAGAAAAAAGGTGTTAGTAGAGATAATATTATAGTTATTACCTTTACTAAAGCAGCAGCTAGTAACATGAAAGAGAAGTATAAAAAATTGACCTATAATGATAACATACCCTTTTTTGGAACTTTTCATAGCCTTTTTTATAAAATATTAAGAAGAAGTGGATATAAGTTTGATATTATACCTAACTTTGAAGTTATAAATTTAATGAAAGAGGTTTTAGGAAAATTTTATGATGATGTATCGGAAGAAAAGATAAGAGAAATACTAAATTATATATCTATATTTAAATCATCAAATTTAAACCTATTTGAATTTAATATAGAAAATTATCCTATGGAGATATTTAAATTTGCCTATGAACATTATGAATCATATAAAGAAAGTAAAAATTATTATGATTTTGACGATCTTCAAATAAAGGCTTTAAATTTGCTTCTAAAAAATGAAAGCTTGATTAAGTCTTACAGCAGGTTATTTAAATACATATTAATAGATGAGTTTCAGGATTGTGATATGCTACAAATAGAAGTTTTAAAGTTATTTGAGAAAATGGGCTCCTCAATTTTTGCAGTAGGGGATGAAGATCAATGTATATATGGTTTTAGAGGATCAAGACCTGATTGTATGGTGAATTTTTCTGAACATTTTCCAAAGGGCATTAAGCTATATTTATGTAATAATTATAGAAGTCCTCAAAACATTGTTGAAAGTTCAAAGAGTATAATAAAAAATAATTTAATGAGAAATCATAAGAATATAGTAGCTAAAAATGAGAGTCTTGGAGATATAAAAGTAAAACTTTATAAAGATGAGGGTGAAGAGGCAGAAGGTATTGGAGATCATATCTTGAAGATAACTTGTGGGGAAAAATATAAATTTTCTCATAATGCCATTTTATATAGAACAAACTTAGAGAGCAGAAGTATAATAGATGCTTTTATACGAAGAGGAATACCTTTTACCCTCATAGATAAGGAATATAATTTTTATGAACATTTTATATGTAGGGATATATTATCTTATTTAAGACTAAGTCTAGATCCTACAGATAGGGAAAGTTTTGCAAGGATTATAAATAAGCCCTTTAGATATATAAGTAAAGATTCTATTCAAAAACTTAAAAGATATAGGGAAAAAATAGATGTTTTTGATATTTTGACTTCTTTTGAAGAGATAAAAGAATTTCAACTCAAGAACCTTATGAAAGTTAGAAAGGATATAAACTATTTAAATAAAATCTCCTTAGGCACTGCAATAGATTATGTTTTATATGAACTTGATTACCATAAGTATATAGAAGAATACTCTAAAAAGTATAAAAGCAAATTAAATGAACTAGAGGAGATTATAAAGGAATTTAGAGAGTCAGCTATTCCTTTTAGAAATATTTTAAGTTTTTTATGTCATATAGAAAAAGTGAAGAATGAGATAGAAAAAAGCAAAACAAAGAAAGAAGGGGTGCTCTTAAGTACAATACATGGTGTTAAGGGCATGGAATTTAAAAACGTATTTTTAATAAATATAAATGAAGAAATAATCCCACATAGTAATTCTATGGAATCAAAGGAAAATATAGAAGAAGAAAGAAGACTGTTTTATGTGGGAGTTACTCGTACTATGGAAAATTTATTTATAGGAACATTAAGAACTATTAAAGGAAAAGGAATTAAACCATCAAGATTTTTAAAGGAAATGGATATTGAAGGAAAGGAAATCGGCAATTTCGAAGTGGGTTCTAAAATTAATCACAAAGTTTTAGGACAAGGGGAAGTGCTTAACGTAAATGAAAACATTATAAATATTTTATTTAATGATGGTATAGAAAGAAAGTTGGATTTCTCTGTAAGTTATTATGGTGGACTTATAGAAAAAATTGAATAA
- a CDS encoding DNA-3-methyladenine glycosylase, with translation MDKLNLDFYRRDSIEVSRDLLGKYLVHSTEEGDIIGKIVEVEAYKGTLDKAAHSYGGKPTKRTEVMFEAGGISYVYLIYGMYNCLNVVASTKGIPEAVLIRAVEPIENIELMCRNRYNKSLKECKRREVINLTSGPGKLCKALGIDRSHNGLDLTSNKLYILEGKQEDFEIIETTRIGIDYAEEAKDFPWRFYIKDNPYISKK, from the coding sequence ATGGATAAACTTAATTTAGATTTTTATAGAAGAGATAGTATAGAAGTCAGTCGTGACCTTTTGGGAAAATATTTAGTACACAGTACAGAAGAAGGAGATATCATAGGAAAGATAGTAGAGGTTGAGGCATATAAAGGCACTCTAGATAAAGCTGCTCATTCTTATGGTGGAAAGCCTACAAAAAGAACAGAAGTTATGTTTGAAGCTGGTGGTATCTCCTATGTTTATTTAATATATGGTATGTACAATTGCTTAAATGTGGTGGCATCTACAAAAGGGATTCCTGAAGCTGTGCTTATAAGAGCAGTAGAGCCTATTGAGAATATAGAGCTTATGTGCAGAAATAGATATAATAAATCTCTAAAAGAGTGTAAGAGACGAGAAGTTATAAATCTTACTAGTGGACCTGGTAAACTATGCAAAGCTTTGGGTATAGATAGGAGTCACAATGGACTTGATCTTACTTCAAATAAGCTATATATATTGGAAGGGAAACAAGAGGATTTTGAAATTATAGAAACTACAAGAATAGGTATAGATTATGCAGAGGAAGCGAAGGACTTTCCTTGGAGATTTTATATAAAGGATAATCCTTATATATCTAAAAAATAG
- a CDS encoding ADP-ribosylglycohydrolase family protein has product MENTFNIFKRRKNNELTKVKISKNQVMGGFFGFCIGDALGVPVEFMTREELEENLVLSMRGYGTYNQPPGTWSDDSSLTFCLADSLCNGLNYKDISKKFLKWRYEGKYTPYSVAFGVDNTTETAIENIYKGINPIECGCSGERDNGNGSLMRVLPLSYFLINTEDAKKFNIIHEVSSITHSHLRSKLACSIYVQFAIELLKGSDIKESYLRMQHNINEYYSGDEYKEEINNFHSILKEDISLCRKEEIKSTGYVIDTLYASIWCLLNSVSYKETVLKAVNLGGDTDTIAAVAGGLAGIFYGIESIPKIWVQKIAKKAEIMNLINKFTKAMSKI; this is encoded by the coding sequence GTGGAAAATACTTTTAATATTTTTAAAAGAAGAAAAAATAATGAACTTACAAAGGTTAAAATAAGTAAAAATCAGGTTATGGGTGGTTTCTTTGGCTTTTGTATAGGCGATGCTTTAGGTGTTCCTGTTGAGTTTATGACTAGGGAAGAATTAGAGGAAAATTTAGTTTTAAGTATGAGGGGTTATGGAACATACAATCAACCTCCAGGAACTTGGTCCGATGATAGTTCTCTTACATTCTGTCTTGCAGATAGTCTATGTAATGGATTAAATTATAAAGATATTTCAAAGAAATTTTTAAAATGGAGATATGAAGGAAAATATACCCCATATAGTGTAGCTTTTGGGGTTGATAATACTACGGAAACTGCTATAGAAAATATTTATAAAGGTATTAACCCAATAGAATGTGGATGTTCTGGTGAAAGAGATAATGGAAATGGGTCTTTAATGAGGGTTTTACCTCTTTCATATTTTTTAATAAACACAGAAGATGCAAAGAAATTTAATATCATTCATGAAGTTTCTTCAATTACGCACTCACATTTAAGAAGTAAGCTTGCTTGTAGTATATATGTTCAATTTGCTATAGAACTCCTAAAGGGATCAGATATAAAAGAATCTTATCTTAGAATGCAACATAATATAAATGAATATTATAGTGGAGATGAATATAAAGAAGAGATAAATAACTTTCATAGTATTTTAAAAGAAGACATAAGCCTTTGCAGAAAAGAGGAGATTAAATCTACAGGTTATGTAATAGATACTCTATATGCTAGTATATGGTGTCTTTTAAATAGTGTATCTTATAAGGAGACTGTATTAAAAGCAGTAAATTTAGGAGGAGATACTGACACTATAGCTGCAGTGGCAGGAGGGTTAGCAGGCATATTTTATGGTATTGAAAGCATTCCTAAGATATGGGTTCAAAAAATTGCAAAGAAGGCTGAGATTATGAATCTGATAAATAAATTTACTAAAGCTATGAGTAAAATATGA
- a CDS encoding D-alanyl-D-alanine carboxypeptidase family protein, with the protein MKKKISALLLALGLCFTNAMPVFAETKDPVIQGKSAIAIDLDTNEIVYTKNIDQKAYPASITKMLTALVMAENKQKTDELKYTETASKQPPYSYRLNVHPVKVGDTITADGAMDALLLFSGNDIAYMIADNVAGNEQNFAKLMNDKAKKLNMTNSHFITPNGLDENTTEHYTTAYDLTKLASAAYKNPWVKEVMAKKESTLQFSNGPVGKVQNRNKLVGTGGCVGGKTGVTSKAGRCLAAIFERDGRRMVGVVMNSKYNYPQDTIVFEDMKNLMNWAYSAKKEKLVSKGSTITTLKVPYKVLPFIGPKRTLDVPVEVKEDVTYYNNDIKPEKQFKLNNLNAWKLNSKSSAGKLIVSQRDSKKEYDLYSKVSKFDIIKQNILIYIGLLVLIILLVTGIVFLVNKFRSRRDFY; encoded by the coding sequence TTGAAAAAGAAAATTTCTGCTTTACTTTTAGCACTAGGTCTTTGTTTTACCAATGCAATGCCTGTATTTGCGGAAACAAAAGATCCTGTTATTCAAGGTAAATCTGCTATAGCTATAGACTTAGATACCAATGAGATTGTATATACTAAAAATATTGATCAAAAAGCTTATCCAGCTTCTATTACCAAAATGCTTACAGCTTTAGTAATGGCTGAAAACAAGCAAAAAACTGATGAACTAAAATATACTGAAACGGCATCTAAACAACCGCCATATTCTTATAGATTAAATGTTCATCCAGTTAAAGTCGGTGATACAATAACTGCTGATGGAGCTATGGATGCTCTACTACTATTTTCTGGCAACGATATTGCTTATATGATTGCTGATAATGTTGCAGGAAATGAGCAAAACTTTGCTAAACTTATGAATGACAAAGCAAAGAAACTTAATATGACAAACTCTCATTTCATAACTCCAAATGGTCTTGATGAAAATACAACAGAACATTATACAACTGCATACGATTTAACTAAACTAGCTTCAGCTGCGTATAAAAATCCATGGGTTAAAGAAGTCATGGCAAAGAAAGAAAGTACACTACAATTTAGTAATGGACCTGTAGGTAAAGTCCAAAATAGAAATAAACTAGTAGGAACTGGTGGTTGTGTAGGTGGAAAAACCGGTGTTACATCTAAAGCTGGAAGGTGTTTAGCTGCTATCTTCGAGAGAGATGGAAGACGCATGGTTGGTGTTGTAATGAACTCAAAATACAATTATCCACAAGATACCATAGTATTTGAAGATATGAAAAATCTAATGAATTGGGCTTACAGTGCTAAAAAAGAAAAGTTAGTTTCAAAAGGTTCTACAATTACTACATTAAAAGTTCCTTATAAAGTATTACCTTTTATAGGACCTAAAAGAACTTTGGACGTGCCTGTAGAAGTTAAAGAAGACGTTACATACTACAACAATGACATAAAACCAGAAAAACAATTTAAGCTTAACAATCTAAATGCATGGAAACTTAATTCAAAATCCTCTGCTGGAAAACTTATTGTAAGTCAAAGAGATTCTAAGAAGGAATATGATTTATATTCTAAAGTATCTAAATTCGATATAATTAAACAGAATATATTAATATATATTGGATTACTAGTACTTATAATATTATTAGTTACTGGAATAGTGTTCTTAGTAAATAAATTTAGATCACGCAGAGACTTTTATTAA